The following proteins come from a genomic window of Zingiber officinale cultivar Zhangliang unplaced genomic scaffold, Zo_v1.1 ctg167, whole genome shotgun sequence:
- the LOC122036475 gene encoding uncharacterized protein LOC122036475 isoform X2 gives MEEKSEGRRKPQPWLRYENLGDIVLSWSLDQILDEGLFENQMEKLPSTFNSVGHYLESFAVPLMEETRSDLCSSLSDISNAPCSRITSKEKGNKKRHLETTLEYFIDVEFFKNYVDGSNKSYKGRNGDLFILSNIELQAVEDLYRHSVTYCFALVTEVGVDEGITKGFATNIPKGSDFEDGISSFSFACFVTNLLTYIRIWKVLVHTPGTNNNFRIIQDVLSPKPMMTLRDSPYISEKVDNLLTNLTNNFSLNQSQINAVRTVIHATRGTESNSVELIWGPPGTGKTKTVAAMLWLFLHMQCRTLICAPTNVAVVGVCCRFIQLVKDIRMHNSQHELPFSLSNILLFGNRDRMEMYDELQDVFLDYRVDQLLVCLSPLTGWRHRISSAIQLFEDCTSTFEMFVENRQEECWQMEEYFNFSEFLRKQFVAVIDPVKDCITNLWIHTNCISSQNASKILVLLGLLEKMNTLIFNVDLDDVKLREVFSQDIANPIVLHDTVSSEHGFSIIKELLEARVKVVKLLKHLQRTLSLPDTIDKNFIRNFCIRNATVIFCTVSSSSMLHYLDMDPLQILVIDEAAQLKECESIIPLRLNGMRCAVLVGDEYQLPAMVKSQTCKDAGFGVSLFERLASVGQRKHLLNMQYRMHPHISLFPNFRFYRKQIQDGPNVLDVDYNRNFEDLLYGPFAFVNVADGREEKDDKSNSRRNMVEVAVVCFLVQILYKHYKSFSQVLSIGVISPYAYQVKAIKDKLGSRYESEDGFDVRVNSVDGFQGEENDVIIFSTVRSNSKGNIGFLHDLQRTNVALTRARHCLWIVGNANTLACSGTIWEDIVNDAVARCCFFSVKDNANLAKVILHVKHELDQLDDLLRSDSVFLSTAIWKVLFSEDFKISFSKLRQIQCKMQVIKLLENLAEGWRSKMRFEEFSGSFELIRINKVLKVWDILPLEKIERLVSRLDHIFSLYTETYVNYCKKTCTQGKLEVPMSWNAARDIVCYKAHSKGESTKEEVSGDMDLLMGMENSKVSESLVLMKFYSLSFGVARHMLTASDGTELDIPFELTDQEKEIIRFPLSTFILGRSGTGKTTILTMKLIQKEQVFSISLDGPSDNAGSSMAAETSVLSISERNFLKQVFITVSPKLCSAIRSHARRLQSFASGVEVLSAASSHSMHDNNELSDFHGIPDTVCNLQRQHFPLVITFRKFLLMLDGTMSRSFFDKYYSQWGVSPDQNGGPKSFALQALMQSKEVNYEKFFGSYWPHFNEQLTKTVDPSIAFTQIISHIKGGLHSGMVHTSRLSREEYLLLSEKRFSTLSRQSREIIYEIFIDYENQKLLASEYDLTDFTNYLHHQLSCDGYVGDKIDFVYIDEVQDLTMTQIALLKYVCRNFKEGYTFAGDTAQTIARGIDFRFEDIRFLFYTEFLSELRSRQPQKKETETHMSDMFHLNQNFRTHAGILSLAQSIMVILYYYFPQSVDKLNPEFSLVYGEAPVLLESDNDENVILTIFGNSGGSMLSNSNGFGAEQVILVRDGETKEQICNLVGKQALVLTILECKGLEFQDVLLYNFFGTSPLKKKWRVIYEYMEKHSILDPSISRAFASFGLEKHNLLCSELKQLYVAITRTKQRLWICENADEYCKPMFDYWKKLGLVQVRHLDASIAQAMKSSSSAEDWRTRGIKLFNEGNFELATMCFEKAGDEFNEKWAKAAGLVANAELIISTNFDMAEIALKNAAEIYDSISKPESAAACYIKLKDFKSAGNIYIEKCGMSRLKEAGDCFAMAKCWTLAADAYAVGKFFSDCLSVCSRGKIYDTGLQKLQQWKGGSLSNEQLLKLNNLIFPFLENCLQHYLDLGDIQKVLMYVKTFRLNDTHEQLLSLIRKSLSESSLDNLLLIEQELGNYLEAAAIAKSMGNILVEVEMLEKAKYFEEAARLLLFHVLVRSLWSPNSNGWPLKGFAEKEELLMKAKELSKHMAGSFEEFVDLEASILSDGSKSLVDMSKHLAQAQKHESLRQEVFIARTVLDAHINANPHKFSSQVSFSNCEKLACDNMSQNHLTLETMMYIWNLWKGMIVNLLCYLQQLNETREYCCRYKEFYLEYFGVRNIDNNRYAVQNPEANWIKGKHLLRKENNGIFITTDECESCALFYWRAELFTVGMKVLDSLESLHSSYNLKQAYLFGRAKVAISMYEIAKFLMTSDLTMTSRSTLKTERSLSLSQRYYLETVTPLDWKNDTMENVKLLCENEIALEIIDASFLDNLKPCNGNLSHGQIGRLVALLLITGKLPDELFKEIRECLRNMQHWSNFIEQYKTFLDQGFGRIPLLSKFKVALENTFHNPNWEKEKDYMSPHHFISLMEKLMFLASSCQGFKGNVFTTKHSLLEMLKCQGCSGFMTSCLPAISADLRSSVQSTLDFIWTTARHILNDRKQLLSWISNSNMSRESHSILTLRLVILLFIGCLNGGRPIHQMRFVFQNKLSSYLPRPFSERLMTVNNGRYIEVFTEALVSVENPLVIILSQGCRSQFSNLNARTIDSEDIKCHQKVCSLLFPEKQPISHSSSNTTKQDINSIPSSNPEESENQDEVIDNQSERLPIKESSSEIDSSNSICQDINSIASEKPDESVLGYDIMDKQSVEGEKDVYVELTEECKHFWQKTKEFLSGEHGDVEDTISLLGTVLRWIQQKAETDEFDEHLITEMVDMHERIKLLASVISEGTQVGRPAKDDLLAKWIGLRPSFEPLLETLFLHSQSTTEEARPSDNNSLSDENNSDCDPNIHVGAAEVEAEAKSESSSTNQTKASKHQKKKAQRKKGMGKGKTKR, from the exons ATGGAGGAGAAAAGCGAGGGCCGGAGAAAACCGCAGCCGTGGCTGCGCTATGAAAACCTCGGCGATATCGTGCTCTCTTGGTCCCTGGATCAAATACTCGACGAGGGGCTCTTTGAGAACCAG ATGGAAAAACTACCCTCTACATTTAATTCTGTTGGGCATTATCTGGAATCTTTTGCTGTTCCATTGATGGAAGAAACTCGTTCAGATTTGTGCTCGTCTTTGTCTGACATATCGAATGCACCTTGTTCGAGAATAACTtcaaaagagaagggaaacaaaAAAAGGCACTTGGAAACTACACTGGAGTATTTCATTGAtgttgaatttttcaaaaattatgtaGATGGTAGCAACAAAAGTTATAAAGGACGAAATGGAGATCTGTTTATTCTATCAAATATAGAATTGCAAGCTGTTGAGGACTTGTACAGGCATAGTGTCACTTATTGCTTTGCTTTGGTCACTGAAGTTGGTGTTGATGAAGGGATTACTAAAGGCTTTGCTACAAATATACCAAAGGGTTCTGATTTTGAAGATGGTATCAGTAGCTTTTCGTTTGCATGTTTTGTTACTAATCTGTTAACTTATATTCGGATATGGAAGGTTCTTGTCCACACACCAGGCACGAATAACAATTTCCGCATCATCCAGGATGTTTTGTCTCCAAAGCCAATG ATGACTCTAAGAGATAGTCCTTACATATCAGAAAAGGTTGACAATTTATTGACTAACTTAACAAACAATTTTTCTCTGAACCAGTCACAGATAAATGCTGTAAGAACTGTAATTCACGCTACAAGAGGTACAGAATCAAATTCTGTTGAACTTATATGGGGTCCTCCAGGAACTGGTAAAACAAAGACTGTTGCTGCCATGTTATGGCTGTTCTTGCATATGCAATGCAGAACTCTTATTTGTGCACCCACAAATGTTGCGGTGGTTGGTGTTTGTTGCCGATTTATTCAATTGGTTAAAGATATTCGTATGCACAATAGTCAGCATGAGTTGCCCTTTTCCTTATCCAATATATTGCTATTTGGCAATCGTGACCGCATGGAAATGTATGATGAGCTTCAAGATGTGTTTTTGGACTATCGTGTTGATCAACTTCTTGTTTGTCTTTCACCATTAACTGGATGGAGGCATAGAATTTCTTCAGCAATCCAACTGTTTGAGGACTGTACTTCTACCTTTGAAATGTTTGTCGAAAATAGACAGGAGGAATGTTGGCAAATGGAGGAATATTTCAATTTCTCAGAATTTTTAAGAAAGCAATTTGTCGCAGTCATAGATCCAGTTAAAGATTGTATAACAAATCTGTGGATTCATACAAATTGTATATCATCTCAAAATGCATCAAAAATATTAGTTTTGCTTGGACTGCTCGAAAAAATGAATACTTTAATTTTCAATGTCGATCTTGATGATGTAAAATTGAGGGAGGTGTTTTCTCAGGATATTGCAAACCCCATTGTTCTTCATGACACTGTTTCATCTGAGCATGGGTTTTCTATCATCAAGGAATTGTTGGAGGCAAGAGTAAAGGTAGTCAAATTATTGAAACATCTTCAAAGGACACTTTCCTTGCCTGATACAATAGACAAGAACTTCATTCGTAATTTTTGCATTCGGAATGCTACCGTTATTTTTTGTACTGTGTCAAGTTCTTCCATGTTACATTACCTTGACATGGATCCACTTCAAATACTTGTCATTGATGAAGCTGCTCAACTTAAGGAGTGTGAATCAATCATTCCACTGCGGCTTAATGGGATGAGGTGTGCCGTTTTGGTAGGAGATGAATATCAGTTGCCAGCTATGGTTAAAAGCCAG ACTTGCAAAGATGCAGGTTTTGGTGTGAGCCTCTTTGAAAGATTGGCCTCTGTGGGACAGAGGAAGCATCTTCTTAACATGCAATATAGAATGCATCCTCATATAAGCCTTTTCCCTAATTTTAGATTTTACAGGAAACAAATTCAAGATGGGCCAAATGTCCTCGATGTTGATTATAATAGGAATTTTGAAGATTTGCTATATGGTCCTTTTGCATTTGTAAATGTTGCTGATGGCAGAGAAGAAAAGGATGACAAGTCTAACAGCAGGAGAAACATGGTTGAAGTTGCTGTCGTGTGTTTTTTGGTCCAGATACTCTATAAAC ATTACAAATCTTTCTCCCAAGTACTTAGCATTGGTGTCATTTCTCCTTATGCTTACCAAGTAAAGGCAATCAAGGATAAACTTGGATCTAGATATGAGTCAGAAGATGGTTTTGATGTTAGAGTGAACTCAGTCGATGGATTTCAAGGTGAAGAGAATGATGTCATAATATTCTCAACTGTAAGGTCCAACTCTAAAGGTAATATTGGGTTTCTTCACGATCTTCAAAGGACAAATGTTGCATTGACTAGGGCTAG GCACTGTCTTTGGATTGTGGGAAATGCAAATACATTAGCATGTAGTGGCACAATATGGGAAGACATAGTTAATGATGCAGTGGCACGGTGTTGCTTTTTTAGTGTGAAAGATAATGCCAATTTGGCAAAAGTTATATTGCATGTGAAGCATGAGCTTGATCAGCTTGATGATCTTCTGAGATCAGATTCTGTTTTTCTAAGCACTGCTATATGGAAG GTACTCTTTAGTGAAGacttcaaaatttctttttcaaaattgaGACAGATCCAGTGTAAAATGCAAGTGATCAAGTTGTTGGAAAATCTTGCTGAAGGTTGGAGGTCAAAAATGAGATTTGAAGAGTTTTCTGGTTCTTTTGAACTCATCCGAATAAATAAG GTTCTGAAGGTGTGGGACATACTACCCCTGGAGAAGATTGAAAGGCTTGTTTCACGCCTCGATCATATTTTTTCATTGTACACAGAGACGTATGTGAATTACTGCAAAAAGACATGCACTCAAGG GAAACTTGAAGTGCCTATGAGTTGGAATGCTGCTCGAGACATAGTTTGTTATAAGGCACATAGCAAAGGTGAATCGACCAAGGAGGAGGTCTCTGGGGACATGGATTTGCTAATGGGAATGGAGAATTCAAAAGTCAGCGAAAGCCTGGTCTTAATGAAATTTTATTCTTTATCATTTGGAGTAGCACGACATATGCTGACAGCCAGCGACGGAACTGAACTTGATATCCCTTTTGAACTTACTGATCAAGAAAAGGAGATAATCCGTTTTCCACTTAGTACATTTATTTTAGGTCGGTCTGGAACTGGGAAAACCACAATTCTGACCATGAAACTAATTCAAAAGGAACAAGTGTTTTCTATTTCTTTAGATGGCCCATCTGATAATGCTGGTTCATCTATGGCTGCAGAAACTAGTGTTCTAAGTATAAGTGAAAGAAATTTCTTGAAGCAGGTTTTCATTACTGTAAGTCCTAAATTATGTTCAGCAATCAGGAGCCATGCTCGCCGATTACAAAG CTTTGCTTCTGGTGTTGAAGTTCTCAGTGCTGCAAGCTCACACTCTATGCACGATAACAATGAACTATCTGATTTTCATGGTATACCTGACACTGTGTGTAACTTACAACGTCAACATTTCCCTTTGGTTATTACATTCCGTAAGTTTCTTTTGATGCTTGATGGAACTATGAGTAGATCCTTTTTCGATAAATACTACAGTCAGTGGGGAGTTAGTCCTGATCAAAATGGAGGTCCAAAATCATTCGCATTGCAAGCGCTTATGCAGAGTAAAGAAGTCAATTATGAGAAGTTTTTTGGATCCTATTGGCCACACTTCAATGAACAGTTAACCAAAACGGTGGATCCATCGATTGCTTTTACTCAGATAATTTCTCACATTAAAGGTGGATTGCATTCAGGAATGGTACACACCAGTAGACTTAGTAGAGAAGAATACTTGCTTTTGTCTGAGAAGCGTTTTTCAACATTAAGTCGACAATCTAGAGAGATCATTTATGAAATATTCATTGACTATGAAAATCAAAAACTTCTGGCAAGTGAGTATGATTTGACTGATTTTACCAATTACCTGCATCATCAGCTCAGCTGTGATGGTTATGTAGGCGATAAGATTGACTTTGTGTACATTGATGAGGTTCAGGATCTCACTATGACACAGATAGCGCTTCTGAAGTATGTTTGCAGGAATTTCAAGGAAGGGTATACTTTTGCTGGAGACACTGCCCAAACTATTGCTAGGGGAATTGATTTTCGATTTGAAGATATTCGATTTCTTTTTTATACCGAGTTTCTTTCTGAGTTAAGAAGCAGACAACCTCAGAAGAAGGAGACTGAGACACACATGTCAGATATGTTCCATCTGAATCAAAACTTTCGAACTCATGCTGGTATTTTGAGCTTAGCACAGAGCATTATGGTCATCCTTTACTACTACTTTCCACAAAGTGTTGATAAATTGAATCCAGAGTTTAGCTTGGTATATGGAGAAGCACCAGTGTTGCTAGAATCCGATAATGATGAAAATGTAATATTGACTATTTTTGGAAATAGTGGCGGCTCTATGCTCAGCAACTCTAATGGATTTGGAGCTGAACAGGTTATATTAGTTCGTGATGGTGAAACCAAGGAACAAATATGTAACCTTGTTGGGAAGCAAGCTCTCGTTCTGACGATATTGGAATGCAAAGGCCTTGAATTTCAG GATGTTTTGCTTTATAACTTCTTTGGAACTTCTCCACTCAAAAAGAAGTGGAGAGTTATATATGAGTATATGGAGAAACACAGCATTCTTGATCCTTCTATTTCGAGGGCTTTTGCCTCCTTTGGATTGGAAAAACACAATCTTCTTTGTTCAGAATTGAAGCAACTCTATGTTGCTATAACCCGTACGAAGCAGAGGCTTTGGATTTGTGAGAATGCAGATGAGTATTGTAAACCGATGTTTGATTACTGGAAGAAACTTGGCCTTGTGcaagtgagacaccttgatgctTCTATTGCGCAGGCTATGAAGTCATCAAGCAGTGCAGAGGATTGGAGAACTCGCGGTATTAAG CTATTCAATGAGGGTAACTTTGAGCTCGCTACTATGTGCTTCGAGAAGGCCGGAGATGAATTCAATGAAAAGTGGGCCAAAGCTGCAGGTCTCGTTGCAAATGCTGAGCTTATTATTTCCACGAACTTCGATATGGCTGAGATTGCTCTTAAAAATGCTGCTGAGATTTATGATTCTATTAGCAAACCTGAAAGTGCTGCTGCCTGTTACATCAAATTGAAGGACTTCAAATCTGCAG GTAATATTTACATCGAGAAGTGTGGGATGTCAAGGCTGAAAGAGGCAGGGGATTGCTTTGCTATGGCAAAGTGTTGGACCCTTGCTGCTGATGCATATGCCGTAGGGAAGTTTTTCTCTGATTGTCTTTCGGTTTGCTCCAGAGGAAAGATCTACGATACCGGTTTGCAGAAATTACAGCAATGGAAGGGAGGTTCTCTTTCCAACGAACAACTTCTCAAACTGAACAACTTGATCTTTCCATTTTTGGAAAATTGTTTACAGCACTATCTTGATCTTGGAGATATTCAAAAAGTGTTGATGTATGTTAAGACTTTTCGGTTGAATGACACACATGAACAACTCCTAAGCTTAATTAGGAAATCCTTGTCTGAAAGTAGTCTTGACAATCTGCTCCTAATTGAGCAGGAACTGGGGAACTACTTAGAAGCTGCAGCAATTGCCAAATCTATGGGAAATATTTTAGTCGAAGTAGAGATGCTTGAGAAAGCTAAATATTTTGAGGAAGCAGCAAGGCTTCTTCTTTTTCATGTACTCGTGCGGTCACTTTGGTCCCCGAACAGCAATGGGTGGCCCCTTAAGGGGTTTGCAGAAAAGGAGGAGCTTCTGATGAAGGCCAAAGAGTTATCAAAACACATGGCAGGATCCTTTGAGGAATTCGTCGACCTGGAAGCCAGTATACTCTCAGATGGTTCAAAAAGTCTGGTTGATATGTCGAAACACTTGGCTCAGGCCCAAAAACATGAGAGTCTTAGGCAGGAAGTATTCATTGCTAGAACAGTTCTCGATGCTCATATCAATGCAAATCCTCATAAATTTTCCAGCCAAGTGTCTTTCTCCAATTGTGAGAAGCTTGCTTGTGATAACATGTCTCAGAATCATCTTACTCTTGAAACAATGATGTATATATGGAATTTATGGAAAGGAATGATCGTAAATCTTTTGTGCTACCTTCAGCAGCTGAATGAAACTAGGGAATACTGCTGCAGATACAAGGAATTTTACCTCGAGTATTTTGGGGTCAGAAATATTGATAACAACAGATATGCAGTCCAAAATCCAGAAGCAAACTGGATCAAAGGTAAACATTTGTTACGAAAAGAGAACAACGGAATCTTCATAACCACTGATGAATGTGAATCCTGTGCTTTATTTTATTGGCGTGCCGAACTCTTTACAGTCGGTATGAAGGTGCTTGATAGTTTGGAATCCCTGCATTCCTCATATAATTTGAAGCAGGCATATTTGTTTGGCAGAGCTAAGGTGGCCATTTCAATGTACGAAATTGCAAAGTTTCTCATGACATCTGACTTAACAATGACTTCAAGAAGTACATTGAAAACAGAAAGATCTCTCTCTTTGTCCCAAAGATATTACTTAGAGACTGTCACTCCGCTGGACTGGAAAAATGATACAATGGAAAATGTGAAACTTCTTTGCGAGAATGAGATTGCTTTAGAGATAATTGATGCCTCCTTTCTCGACAACCTAAAACCTTGTAATGGTAATCTCTCTCACGGTCAGATTGGAAGACTGGTGGCATTACTTCTAATCACTGGAAAATTACCTGATGAACTATTCAAAGAAATCAGAGAATGCTTGAGAAACATGCAACACTGGAGTAATTTTATTGAACAATATAAGACCTTTCTGGATCAAGGATTTGGAAGGATTCCTTTATtaagtaagttcaaagttgcattGGAAAACACATTCCACAACCCGAATTGGGAAAAGGAGAAAGATTACATGTCCCCACATCATTTCATCTCTCTAATGGAGAAACTAATGTTCTTAGCCTCGTCGTGTCAGGGATTCAAAGGGAATGTTTTTACTACAAAACATTCTCTTCTTGAAATGCTGAAATGTCAAGGTTGCAGCGGTTTTATGACGTCTTGCTTGCCGGCAATTTCTGCAGACTTGAGAAGTTCTGTCCAATCGACACTGGATTTCATTTGGACAACTGCAAGACATATTCTAAATGACAGGAAGCAGCTACTTTCTTGGATATCCAATTCTAACATGTCGAGGGAAAGCCACTCAATACTTACATTAAGACTAGTTATCCTTCTGTTTATTGGTTGTTTAAACGGTGGAAGGCCTATTCACCAGATGAGATTTGTATTTCAAAATAAACTGTCTAGTTATCTTCCCAGACCATTTTCTGAAAGGCTAATGACTGTGAATAATGGTCGCTATATTGAAGTATTTACTGAAGCTTTAGTTTCAGTTGAGAATCCTTTAGTCATTATTCTTTCCCAAGGATGCAGATCGCAGTTCTCCAATCTAAATGCTCGAACTATCGATTCTGAGGACATTAAATGCCATCAAAAAGTTTGTAGTCTATTGTTCCCAGAAAAGCAACCCATTTCTCATTCTTCTTCGAATACTACAAAGCAGGATATTAATTCTATACCTTCATCTAATCCGGAGGAGTCAGAAAACCAAGATGAGGTTATTGATAATCAATCTGAAAGATTGCCAATCAAAGAGAGCTCCTCAGAAATTGATTCTTCAAATTCTATTTGCCAGGATATTAATTCCATTGCTTCAGAAAAACCAGATGAGTCAGTTCTTGGATATGATATTATGGACAAGCAATCAGTTGAAGGAGAGAAAGATGTTTATGTAGAACTCACCGAGGAATGCAAGCATTTCTGGCAGAAGACGAAGGAGTTTCTATCTGGAGAACATGGTGAT GTGGAGGACACTATTAGTTTACTTGGCACTGTGTTGAGATGGATCCAACAGAAGGCTGAGACTGACGAATTTGATGAGCATTTGATTACAGAGATGGTTGACATGCACGAGAGAATCAAATTACTCGCCAGTGTGAT ATCTGAAGGAACTCAAGTAGGCCGTCCAGCAAAAGACGATCTCCTTGCTAAGTGGATTGGACTGAGGCCAAGCTTTGAACCTCTCCTTGAAACCCTCTTCCTCCATAGCCAAAGCACAACTGAAGAAGCTCGGCCGAGTGATAATAATAGTCTTTCTGATGAAAATAACTCAGATTGTGATCCAAACATTCATGTAGGTGCGGCGGAAG